tcccacatacccactccatttaaatccccaatcaccctccagtcagtatccctcctacacagaattccactgataacaatctccgctttcttaaatttcatccgtgctgcatttaccagatcccacacattcccaactatgttggtacttatacctgcttgtcttgtGTTGTtactaccaacgtgaaacacttccaccttctcctttccctcctccttctcttctactttcctcaacatctgccttaacctaattcctggataacactctactctggtactcTTTCCtccacagctgcgcggccctaaccacacggccaacttgcccggtcttgtAGCTCTGGATGCAGCAATTGGAAACTGACTGGGGGCCCTATAATGTCAACAGTTTATATGAATTATCTACAATTTCATGCTTTGTTGCAGGCCAAAATAAGACATCCACTCCACTGTCTACAATGAACTGCACTCTCGTTTCTTTATCCCTCACAAATAACCGAGATCTGCAGCACGACTTATGACTTTCTGCAGCAGAACATTGCGTTCTGAGGCTGCTGACGCCGAAATTTGAACATAGGTGGATCTCAGttttggaattttcacctgaaaactcatgtggcatcaggaagagcatccggtgaAAATGAGCAAACAGGAAATACCAGGGATAAGCCTAAGCTGAAGAAAGTTGAGGCCATTTATTTGCCATAAAATTCGTTGTGAAAATCATTCAGTGCTAATAAAAAAAATTGCTTTCTAGACACAGTGGATGAGGTTTCCCAGAAGTCTAAAATAATGTAGTTCCTTAACCCAGCAATTGACTCAAGTGAGTTGATAAAACCAAGAAAAACCACACTCACAATGACCACTAAAGGCACTAAAAGTTAGTTTAAATAAAAGGATAGCTTATATGACTTAACCTAGAATCGAACCCTACAAACCTCACTTTATTCACTCGTATAAACAACATTAACAAATGTGGTTACAAGGCGCTGGAACACCAGTTCAAATTCAAACTTTCACTTACCTCATGAACAGAAACATCTAGTCTCAGGGCTAGCGAACGGTGTTATAGATTTTTACTTTGAAAAACGCAACTGTCATGTCTTGTACATGACGTTAAATAACTAACAGCGGTCAAGGCTgtgtacggttgctatggttacaactAACGAAAACATAGCTGCGTGATTTGGGTTGAAATACAGTTCCTTACAATTCTCTTTGATACAGTTAGGTCCATAGCCGCGATCTGCGGTTGGCCCGGTTGCTAGAATTAAAACACAACGAGCGAGTTATAAATGACAAATGCTATTTACCTGCGACCAATATGTACCGCAAAGTACCTCCGTACCTCCAGATGCTACTCTCTAGCATTGTACCACGTTATATAACCAAAACCAACTACGCTACGCAGTCAGCCTACAAATAAGTCAAATATCTAATtgtggggggaaaaaaaaaaaatgtaccggTACGAAAATGTAATGACTGTAAGTAATACCTTCAGTATGTAGGTATCAGTAGCCTACTGTATGCCCTAATCATCGGGAAACGAAATTTAGGTATCTTAAAATTTGTCGGCACATTCCTGGATTCCTGCATCCTTAACTCATGTTCCTAAAAAATTCAGCTTGAATTTAAGGACATCAGTCAATGACAAATCAGAACCCTTCCTATTTCGGTTAAAATACAAGGAACTTCTTCCATTAAAAGTAAAATATGGTAAAATCAAAGACCCCTACTCTTATGTAAGAAAGTCTCGACAACTTTTGAAAACACAAAGACGGAACACCGAATGGCAAACAATATACCGGTATGAAGCGAACAGCGAATACCTGCGCCAGAAGTATCGGCAAATATAGTAGAGACCCGGTAATCAAATTTCGAATACCCATATCGAGAACTTTCAAATATCGAATTATATGACATCTTTCATCTCGAATACTCCCATCCCGCCATCCCGTCAGTAGCGGTAGTGGCAGTGGTATATACACCCCACCCTACGGTATGTTTAAGCAAATACAGTACGACACATTCTCTTTGTACAGTAGAGTACTGTATTTGGTCCAAGTTAGTAAATACCGGGCTTGATCGCGGGTATTCTCAGAATGAAATTTGTACAGTGAAAAATGTCCCTCCCGGTCCTGCCCGTTAGCGAGTTTCAGTAAATATGTATACAAGAGGAATCCGTCAGACTACGATCGCACTGAGTTTGTAACACCACGGGCGCTGCGCGCAGTAGTTGTGCACGTGGTTCAGACGACAAAGAGGTGAGCCTGACAATAGGCACATCAGTCAGACGCTATTGTTGTGCGTGATACAGTTCACGCTCACAGTGTTCACAATTAAATGCGCTTGCATGTCGGGAGCGGGACCTCGAAATGACCGACTCGCTGGAACTAAACGTATGTTTTAATAGTGTTAGTGAATTAGAGAAGCTGGagacatgtctcaagtggaatcaagcTTGTGACAAAGAACTCCAGTATATCGAGGATACTTTGATTGAGTTACGGGCGGAAGACGAGCAGCAGTTGCATGACATTCAGGCTTACATAAAAGATATAAATAAAAATACCACAACTTCCCTCTCAAAGAACAAGGAATATGGTTTTGATCCTTCAGGACAGTTCTTTTCTTCTCCACCGCCAAATAAGGATGCCGTCGATAGAGTGAAAAAGGGTTTTTTAAGTTACGTAGATTTGCCTTCAACAAGGTTATGGAAAGCAGATGAGATAATAAAGCTTGAGAGCAGTATAAGGTCGTCAGAGATTGAAGCTCATGTGAAGGAGTGTCACAAAGTCGAGAAGGCAATAACTGAGCAGCTAGTGCAGTGTAATGACTCCACAATGAGGGACAATCTTCAAAAGAAACTTGACAAGTGCAGACATTTTTGTGATATTATCAGCAGGCTGGAACTAAAAGAGCTGTTGGCATTTTCAAAGGTGGATCAATATGATTGGCTCAAGATAGCGGTGGTTGATTTGGGGGGGATGCGGAGTGATTCTGAGTGTCGTCTCATGTGGGAGAATTATCTCCACCCTGACATTAATAAAAGTGAGTGGACGAGAGAGGAAGACATCAAACTACAGACTCTGGCAGAAAATTATAAATTTCAAGACTGGGACACCATAGCGAAAGAACTGGAGATGCAGCGAACAGCTTTCCAGTGTGCAAGTCGCTATCACAGGTTTCTCAACAAAAACATGAGGAATAGCAAGTGGACAAAAGAAGATGATAAAGCACTGCAGCACTGTATCCAGAAATTTCAGATAGGTAATTACATTCCTTGGCAGAAAGTGGCTTACTACATGGAGAACCGCACCAAGTTACAGCTCTATAATCGGTGGTGTTACTCTCTGAATCCCACCATTCATAAAGGTCGATTCACCAAAGAGGAAGACATTCTTATTTTGGCTGGTATAAAAAAGTATGGAAAGGATTTCAGCCAGATCAGTCAGTATCTTCATGGACGGACATCGGTACAAGTACGGGACAGGTATAACACGATAGTGCAGTACATGAAACCGTCCGGGTCGTGGACGGAAGAAGAAGATGCATTACTGTTAGAGCTTGTCAAGAAGTACGGGGAGGGGAAGTGGAGCAAGATCTCACAGTTTTTTAGCAATCGTAACAGGACACAGATCAGACATCACTATGCTACAATGCAGAAATGGATCAAGAACAACCCCGGTAGGAGCTTACTGACAATAAGTAAACGTCGCAACACCGGAGATATAACAGCAGTATCTGAAAAGATGTGGCAAGATGTTCTTAAGGTGAGACAGTTTCTTTATTCTCTTCATATAGTGTCTGAGAGTTTCCTTTTCTAGTGTTTACCCCTCAGTTCCTTGTGTGAATGCTCCTTTGGTCTGCAAATAGGACTTCTGCTAAAATACTATTACTGATTTGATGTGTCATTCATTTTCTTGTCTGCAAGTCAACCAGAAGTGCAAAAAATGTGTATATTATTTATGCACAGAAAATGTTGATCGAAGGGATGCTCCAAATAGCCTATTGTGAGGTGTGGGACTTAGATAGTCAGCGATAATTTGACATGTCTCTTTGAGTGCCACATCCATGGTTTTGGTCAACACAAGGCTAGATGTCTTCACTGCGTCTGGATGTACACCCCAAGTTGTACTAGTCAACTTCCATACAATGTTATTTCTTGAAGTTACTTCCAGCTTGTTGTTCATACACTGCTTTCCGAGCATCAAAGCATGTTCAAGAATAACTCCCAGATATTTGGAGATAGTGCAGTGCTCCAGTAGAATTCCTCCCTAACTGACTTTCAATGTTGGAAAAGTCTGTCTGTTCTTAAGATGGAAAGCATGTTGCAGGAAGGATAGCTCAAGGGAAGCGGGCCTTCAATATGAGGAGAAGTTTTCTGACATCCTTACAAATTTCATTCTTATCCATATTGACAATTAGTTACTTTGTTATTTAAGGTcgacctaatcaatacttgttttaccCTTGATGAGTTACAGTTGGTCAGTTCCCTCATGTTTCAGTTTGTTTCAGGCCATCACCAGCTGACAGATAATTAATGGTAAAGAAAAATCAGTCtcttataaattaaaaaatatgcATTAAAACATTTGAACCTTCATGAGGATCCTTAAAATGAATATCTCTTGAAAAAAAGTGGAACGTCATGTTAAAACGAATgctgttgcccaagtggcagattctctatcagctaTTTAGctagtcttttcataaatgataccaaataagttggaaatgtatcaaacatctctcttggtaaattattccaatcacttaattcctcttcctacaaatgagTATTTTCCCCAGTTGTAGTTTTAGGGGCTAGTATATTTTGCAGAAGTGTGAACAGCTTTCAAGAATTTTATATCAGAAAAGACCATTTCAAATAACTTTGGGCAAAAAAAGATCCTTGTAAAATGTttcccactgagctcgatagctgcagttgcttaagtgcggccagtatccagtattcgggaggtagtaggttcgaaccccattgtcagcagccctggttttccatggttgcccattttcacaccaggcaaatgtaccttaattaaggcctcggctgcttccttcccactcctagccctttcctgtcccatcgtcgccataagacctatctgtttcggtgcgacgtaaagcaactagcaaaaaaaaaaaaaaaagtttccaacAAGAAAGTTGACTTAATAGTATTTACTTGAAGTTTGTTTTTCTCTTTGGTTCACAAATTGTGAGAAAATCCTCTCGTTAAGAATATTTATTATTAAACAGAATAGCACACAAATGTGCAAAGTTCATTCCTTGCTGTAATCTATCAATGACTTTACTCTTTTTTGCGCAATTGCTGAAGTGATATTGTTCACGTTGTTTACTGCACAGGACACACGTACAGTCTATAGAGGGCTCATGctcatgtgttagtgcaacattaaaacaCTAGCCATATAAGTTAAATAATGGGCTCAAATGTACAAAACCCCGAGCAGTGCTTACTACATAGTAGTGCAGTACACAAAGAacacaccgggcgaattggccatgcggttaggggcgcacagctgtgagcttgcatctgagagatagtggcttcgaatcctactgttggcagttctgaagatggttttccatggtttcccattttcacaccaggcaaatgctggagct
This window of the Anabrus simplex isolate iqAnaSimp1 chromosome 8, ASM4041472v1, whole genome shotgun sequence genome carries:
- the LOC137501897 gene encoding snRNA-activating protein complex subunit 4-like, with the protein product MTDSLELNVCFNSVSELEKLETCLKWNQACDKELQYIEDTLIELRAEDEQQLHDIQAYIKDINKNTTTSLSKNKEYGFDPSGQFFSSPPPNKDAVDRVKKGFLSYVDLPSTRLWKADEIIKLESSIRSSEIEAHVKECHKVEKAITEQLVQCNDSTMRDNLQKKLDKCRHFCDIISRLELKELLAFSKVDQYDWLKIAVVDLGGMRSDSECRLMWENYLHPDINKSEWTREEDIKLQTLAENYKFQDWDTIAKELEMQRTAFQCASRYHRFLNKNMRNSKWTKEDDKALQHCIQKFQIGNYIPWQKVAYYMENRTKLQLYNRWCYSLNPTIHKGRFTKEEDILILAGIKKYGKDFSQISQYLHGRTSVQVRDRYNTIVQYMKPSGSWTEEEDALLLELVKKYGEGKWSKISQFFSNRNRTQIRHHYATMQKWIKNNPGRSLLTIKKTISNNFGQKKILVIHKKKIEFKETHNELEVDMNLLELKQKLGLGGKRRGRKVGQKKVQGVLDKKFVHYFRCAYMQRGGRKKVRYDEVQVENRVQEMNIMLDSLAASLRIPCDALLQRDDSLSQMDRYILQSLRSRKEEPHCETSTILCYPPNHTTILGFRTLLLNHCNLRADSERVSQPQVTYNEHRSLALWKRRFTSLFRWASRTVMTTPTVLGELFPASDEPLATGCDLEDISIPQKRSQAVDTQVQETQDQDQEPQLDTGVQDLACPATSIEKGSVLRRTPRNLKRVSYKC